The nucleotide sequence TATAGCAAAACCGGCACCCATACCTGAAATTATTACTACTACCGTTAACTTAGGTGTCGGCCAAACTGTTGCTCAAACCCTCGGTAAAGTAGGGATTGCGACACCCGACATTTCAGCAGCCATTACTAGTTTGCAGCCTTTAGTTAATTTTCGTCGTCTCAAACCTGGTGACCAACTTAAAGCGTGTTTAAATCAACAAGGCCAATTATTGTCTTTGGATGTTTGTCGCAGTCCTACTGATCAAATTCGTACTGAAAAGAAAAATGATACTTGGCAAGCTTCTCGTCTTGATATTCCAGTTACTAAAGTTCGCACTCTAATACGTGGGCAAATACAAACCTCCCTTTGGGAGGCTATTGGCGAAAGTGGTGAAGATCCTAGCCTGGCGATTGAATTAGCTGAAATATTTGCTTGGGATATCGATTTTTACTCTGACCTTCAACCAGGTGACAGCTTTGCGGTGCTAGTTGATAAAAACTTCGTTGAAGATAAAGCGATTGGCTTTGATGCAATAATTGCCGCGTACTTTATTACCAATGGCTCTAAACATGAAGCCTTTTTATTCAAAAACCCAAATGATCCTTCTGCAACTGCATCCTATTATGATAGTGATGGTAAATCATTGCGCAAACAGCTTTTACGCACTCCCTTAAAATATGGCCGAGTCACTAGTGGCTTTGGTCTACGCAAACATCCAATTTTAGGTTATAGCCGCGCTCATAATGGCATTGACTATGGTGTACCGGTAGGTACGAAAGTTTTTGCTGTAGGTGATGGTAAAGTAACTCGTACAGGATGGCGCTCTGGCTATGGGAAATATGTTCAAATACGCCATGCTAATGGTTGGGCTTCAGAATATGGCCACCTATCAAAAATATTAATTAAAACTGGGCAAAAAGTTTCACAAAAAGACATAATTGCCCTTACCGGCAACACTGGTTTATCAACCGGTCCCCACTTGCATTATGGTTTGATGAAAAATGGCAGTTTTGTTAATCCTGCACTGCAACAATTCAAACGAGGCAATGCTCTTAAAGCTGACGATTTGCAACAATTTCATAGCTATCTCAAACAATTACGCTTAATATTAGAAAGTGGCCCTTTAGCCAGTGAAATACCCGCACATTTATCTATTAATGGTAAAATTCCATTGAAAGGTTAGTGGTAGCTACTCGTGCAATATTTGGCAAAACCTATCCGCAATTTGTTAGCTGCATTGGTGTTAGCTGCCCTTCTGCCAACGATTAGTTATGCGGTACAACTGCCTGCTCCGGGTGAGCCGGTAGACGTTGAAAAAATCCTCGCTTCAATGACGATTGAAGAAAAAGTTGGTCAATTATTAATGATAGGTTTTGGTGGTACGAAAATAAATCGTCAAATAACTCATTGGCTGGTTAAGCGTCATGCTGGCAGTGTTGCCTTGTTTTCACGCAATATTGTAAATTTTGAACAAACCGCTCGTTTTACCAGAGAGCTGCATGAACTTACCAAAGATAATATTCCTATTTTCTTATCGTTAGACCAAGAAGGTGGCAACGTTGTACGCGTTAAAGACGGTGCCATGGTTCTTCCTGGTAACATGGCACTCGGCGCCACTCGCTCAAGCGTACTGGCTTATGTTGCTGGACAAGCATTAGGTGTTGATCTGCGCTTGTTAGGTTTTAATATGAATTTAGCACCAGTGCTTGATGTAAATTCTAATCCATCTAATCCAGTAATTGGCATTCGCTCATATGGGGAACGCCCAGAATTGGTTGGTAAACTAGGTGCATGGTTTGTACGAGGGCAACAAGAACAAGGTATTGTGGCCGTGGCAAAACATTTTCCGGGTCATGGTGATACCACTACTGATTCACATTTTTCGATGCCTTCAGTTAAAGCCAGCATGCAACGCCTGCAACAAATAGAGCTACATCCTTTCAGGCGTGCGATGAACGCTGGTCTTGATGCGGTTATGACTGCGCATATCGCCTTGCCTCGTATCGCCGAAACCGCTGATACCCCAGCAACACTTTCTCACGTTGTTCTCACGGATATATTACGTAAACGTTTAGATTTTGATGGCCTCATTCTTACTGATGGTCTTGAAATGCAGGGCATTATCGCACGTTACGGAGCCGGACGTGCGGCAGTCATGGCAATAAAAGCAGGCGCCGATATGACTATGGTCTTATGGATGCCTGATATGAAAGAAGAAGTATATCAAACCCTCTTAGCGGCAGCTCGCAGTTCTGAAATTTCTAAACAACGACTTGATGAATCAGTAAGACGCATATTAATGGTTAAAGCAAAGCGTCACCTATTTGATCGTAAGCTTGAACCGCTAAATGATTTACTTAGCCAACGTAATGAAAATCCGATTCACACTCGTGTTGCCGAGCGTATCGCACGTGAATCTGTTACTTTAGTTCGCAATAACGGTAATCTTTTACCCTTACAACCCATACCTTATCGTCGCGTTTTAGTAGTGGCCCCTCCTGGTCCATTTTTGCAGCGCATGGCCAAACAACGCAATATTGTCACTTTTAAAGTACCTTATGTTCCAAATCGTGAGCGCCGTTTGGCTGATATCAATCGTGCAACTGATTTAGCTTATAACGCTGATTTGGTAATCGTTGCAGCAATAAATCGCTATCAAGTAGAGCTTGCTAAGGCGGTTTTGCGCAAAATGAAAAATATGCCCATGGTGCTAGTAAGCTTTGCCTCACCATACTACTTGGCAAGCATTCCACAAATAGATGCCTATGTCTGTACATACAGCTATCTTAATGATTCTCAAGAAGCTGCCGCTAAGGCGCTACTTGGTTTAGCTCCTATGACCGGGAGACTTCCGGTAACGATTCCAGGGTATTACGCCTATGGACATCGTGTTGGTGAAGAACACGCCAGCATTACCTCAACCGCATCGATAGCAATACAATAAACTCTATGATCCTAAGCTAAAGCGTGCTACTGACAACCAAATAGTGCAACACCCTTGTATTTATTTAATGTAATGTCATTTAGTCGCATGTTTTATTAACTTTATATTATTGAGGGCTTTTTTACTTTTGGAGGTAGCCAATGAAACAAAGCCGCCAATTAGGTTCTGGCACCGCTCCCAGGCAATCCTCCACTCTTAAACGTAAAATAAAAACAACGCCTGCAAATAACAACGCAATTATTAATTCGCTTTATTCAGATAGTAAAAAAGTAGAATTAGCATCAAACACCGATAAATCAGGTAATTTAGCAACAAAACAAAAAGTAAAAGCTGCGATTCAGGGTGCAGTTATAGCGCAAGAATCGCAACAATTACTTGATTTAGTTGAGCAAGAACAAGGCACCGTTGATAAGCGTGCTTTGGCTACCATGAAGGCCACCTGGAAGGCTGCTGGTTTTAACGAGCAGGATATTGGTCAAGCAATGACATCGCTAAGTTCCTGGCAAGCAGATCCAAATACATCGTCGGGCATTAACGATGAACGTGTTTTAATTTTCCCTAATGATTTTGATGAGCAGCGCTACCACGAAATACTCAGTGAAAAAGAGGGCACGCTTCTTCATATTTTACAAATGCTCCCGCCGGGTGAGTGTCCTGACAAATCAGAGTTAAAAAATGCTGATAGTATAATTCGAAGATACGAAGCACTGCTTAAACGACCTAAAAAAATTTCCGGGGTTGATCAACATGGTTTAGTTGCATGCATGGTCAAAGAGCTATTACCTCTAGCCTTAACCCATAAAAATGATTTCATCTGGTGGTACTATATGTTTAAAACGGGCTCTGTTTTTGACTTAAGAAACCGTTTAACTACCACAAAAGGTGACAAACTTTGGGACCGAAATTGGATTTTTGCGCAATTTCAGGGTGGCAGTATCGCCAGTAATTATTTGCTTGGCTATCTTGGATGTGCTGTTTTCGGTGTAGGCCCCATCGGGCAGTCTTTAATAAAAGGTGGCCAGCATCTTACTTATGCACTTGCTGATGTTCCATTATTGCCCATGATTATTGCCTATCATACAGCGCTGCGTGGTGATGGTTGGGCAAATAAAGCTTACGTGGCAAAAGAAATTGAATTTGGTATTAATGATTATCAACGCAACACCAAAACTCAAACAACAGCAGAACAAGATAATCATCTACTGCAATTATTAATTGAAGCAAGTAAAGCTTTAGCAACAAAAAGTCTAAGAGAAGAAAACACTTGTCAAAAATTATCTGCTGAAAATGCCAGCAAACCACAACTTGTTGTAGAAAATGCTATTGCTGCAATACAAAAAGCTACTAGCCAAAAAGCTGAAGCAGCACAAAAATCAATTAAAATTGCCGAACGAACTCTTTCAAAAGGGGCTAAATCAGCAAAGCAGACCCTTTATCAAAAAACAAATTCTCTATGGTTAAAAATTAAATATGGCTATGAATGGTTCATTGAAAATATAATTAACCGTTACGTGCCGTATCGACGCCCGAAAAACAAATCTTAAGACAAAAATTTATTTAAAACTCTAAATGCAGTGGTGCCATGAGCACATAGCCATTGTTCACAAATATGCATTACTTGTAGCGCGTTAAAACGCTTTTCACATTCTAGCTGCAAACAACCAGTAACCAAGGTGGTGAATACTGCTGATAAATCATAGCGCAGTTCTGATAATGGTCGATATTCGCCATCTAAAATTTTGCGCATGATTTCTACTTCATCATCATGAGCAAAAGGTGAAACCCCAGTAGCGGCACAATATGCCACACAACCAAGCGCAAAAATATCTGATGATAAATTTGTTTCTTTGTTACGAATTTGTTCAGGAGCTAAATAATCAAGCGTGCCAATTAACGAAGAATCATGCGCAGATGTATTCACTTCTATGCTGTTGGTATTATTTGGCTGGGCATTATTAAAATCGATCAAAACCACCCGCCCATCATTATTAATAAGAACATTAGCAGGCTTAAGATCTCCATGACCTATATTTTTGCTATGTGCATGTGCCAAGGCTGCCGCAATTTCACTGATTAACGCGACTAAAACAGACTCTGGTAATTTTTGGGTGGTAGCTAACGTTTGTAGCGACTGGCCTTCTATGTACTGCATTACATAGTATGGCACCTGTTTTTGCGGGTCGGAGCAATCAAAAACCTGTACTATATTTGAATGCTGCAATCCGGCCATAATCTGCTGTTCATGCAAAAAATGCGTGCGTAATTCGGTAGTAGCACTTTTGGCTTTTAATATTTTAAGTGCCATATAACGTTTTAAGTAGGTATCAAAAGCTTTATAAATAAATGCATTACCACCTTGACCGATTTCTTCGATTACTTCGTAGCGATTTCCAACTTTTTTTCGCATAGTAGCTTTAAGTTGGTCCTTTAAAAAAAACTCTAATGCTATATACGCAAAAAATCGCCCTTAAGTAATTACTTATTACTATCTTGTTTTTGCGTTGTCTCAGCAGATTTTTCTACTTTGGGACTCTGTTGCTGCTCTGCTTTAGTATTAAAAGCTTCTTCATTTTGTTTGATCATTTGTGCCAATACATAGCGCATACGATTTGCGGCTGAATGTTTGCCTTCAGGATCAAGCTCAAAAAGACGTTTCATATATTTTTCAGCATCACTATAACGCATAGCATCAAGAGCTATTTCAGAAACCGCTGCTAATGAGTACATATCGTCAGGATTAATTTCTAAACAACGACGATATACAGCATCGGCTGCAATACGAAAACCTTGCAGTAATAATATTGAACCCAATAACTGCCAGGCTCGCCATTCATCAGGCTCAATAGCTAATATACCACGCAGCATTCGCTCTGCTTCAGGCCAGCGAGATGCAGAATAATGTTCAACCGCAATTTTGAGCATATATTCGATATCATCTTTAGGTAATTTAAAATGCGTAACCATTGGCTAAAACCTTAGGTAAAATTTTTTTATAAAAATGGCAGACCTCTACGGCACTTGCAAGTTGCCATTATCAGCTCTTTTATACAAACTTATTCTTGACAATTAAAAAAATTAACTTTGCGATCGCCAAGTAACTATCTTGCAATTGGTCTTATTCATCGGCTGTGTTAAGTACCACGCTGGAGGCATAAACTAACACATGGCTTTTAAGCGCACTACTGATAATTCACTGACAGAAAAAGAAGCAAAAATAGTAGATGAACTAGTTCGCAAAAGTCTCGACGTTAATCCTGAGATGCGTCGTGGTCGTGACACCCAAGAGGTGCTTGACGAGCTACGTGGCAAAGCCATAGCTAAAGCAAAGGCCCAACCAAGCAATAATGAAACTCCGATTGCCTTTAGCGGCAAGGATCCTCGCCTGCAAACCATTGAAATTTTTATGCGTGATAAAGCGCAAAATTACCCCAAAATCATAAGTGAACTCGAAGCACGCATAGAAAGCATTCGCAAAGAAATTGAGCAAACACGTATTGGCACTATCTCAGAAATCACTGAATTAGTTAAAGCTATGTTGCTTAGTGGCGCCCAAACTCAAGGTATTCATTCTACTCTTAATGCCTTTCGTGATCTGCTAACCAGCTTAAAAACCAACGAATTTGATATTGTTAATAATGCTGGCAATAAAAAAAGATGATCCTCAGATTATTCCTGAATACAAAATAATAACTTTTTTTAAAATTTAATAGCCATCAATTAGAAAGCAAGTGTACAACAAATTATCCACCTCCTATTTCTTGGAGGACGGACCCACTTTGATGACTAAAGTTCCCGTCTTGGCTCTGCAAAAAAGGTAGCGCCATGGACGGGTTTGTTTATTAACCACAATTTCTTTAGCAGTACAGGAGACAAGCAAATGACTACAGGAGCAATAAGTGATTCAGGCGCCGTTAAATATACATTAACCGTTGATATTTCTTCAGTTAATGGTGGTGTGGTTTCGCAAACTCAAACAAAAAATGTTGATCCAAATATAGTTAACAACTTTGTTTTAAGCGATGCGAGCCTAGCTAATCAAACTATTAAAATATCAGTAACTCTTCCTGAAGGTGAATCATTAACCCAGCAAGTCATCGACTCAATGGTTTCTTTGGCTCATCAAGCCGGTGCCATTAAAGGGTTTATTGGTGCTTTAGGAGATTCTGAATTTACTATTGGTAATCCTTCGGGTGATCCTCGAGTTAGCTTTACGCTTAATGCAACCGATAAGTCAGCACTACGTAGCATTATTAATAACTCTGTTGCCGCTGCAAAAAATGGCACCCTCAATAAAACGGCATTTCAATTTGGTGGTTTTGTAAATGAGCTAATCGGTCGTGGCATTAACGTTACTGGTGGCGATATCGAGGCACTTATCGAATATGTATTACGTGAATCCTATATGCAAACCACCGAAGATTTACGCTTCTTTGCTGAGAAGGTAAAATTCTTCAATGCTGAAAAGAAAGCTATTCGCGCCCATATGGCTAAATTGCGTGAAATTAGCTCAAAATTAGCCACCGTCCCAGAAGATGAACGTGGCAGCACTGGCTTAGATGGTCAGCCTACAAGTGGTAGTGGCGCTACCGGTGGTGCTGGTAATATTAATAATGCCCCTCCTGTTTATAGTACTCCAGAAAAACGATTCGAAGATAATCCTGAAGCAAGTAATTTGGTTAACGAATTTTTACGATTCACTGACGGCACTAGCGACGCTACAGAGCTTGAAAAATATCTTAAAGATGCGCCTGAAATTCAAGAGAGGTTACTTAAAGCTATTCCATATATGACCCCGCAAGAGCTAGCTACAATGGTTGTGGCATTGGGTGGTAAAGATCTTAACCTTAGTGATGACTATCTAAAAGGTTATATGGTCAAAGTAGTTAATGCCATGACTGATGGGCAAATACTTGCCATGGCCGAGGTAACCCCAGATCAATATGCCGGTAAAGATAATAAACGAATGGTAGACTTAGATCATAGTAGTTCTGAGTTTACCGATATTTACCACGCGAGATTACAGCAAGCACTAAACAGTGTTGGTTATGATATCGACAGCACTGATTATGCTGGCGCTGCTAAAGCATGGAGCGAAAAACAACTAAGAGCTACTGGCAAATCTATTGATGAGACTGCTGGCACTAGCATTGATGAACTCTTAGAAAAAAATGCTAGTGGCACAATTACTGCCGCTGAAATGGTTGAACTTATTAAAAAGGCGACCGAGGATTTTGACGCACACGCAGCATCTGTTGAGTTTGATGACCTTAAAGCATTTATTGATAAAAATGAGGGCCGACTATCTGATGGCGCGAAGGCCATTTTTGCAAAATACGAAACACTAGCTAAAGAATGTAAAGACAAAGGCATGACTGGTATTCCAGTTGACAAATGGGATGCCATGATTGCTGAAATTGAAGCTGATGCAGCTAAAGAACCACCGATTATAGAAGATACCGATGATGATGATGAAGTTGCTCCAGACCCAGCACTCTCAATACAATATAATTCTGCTGATTTTGACCTCGATCCTGATGATGGCAGTATCGACGCCGTTTTCATCAGCGATTCGCCACCATTTATTCGAGTTGATTCAAGTCGCAAACTTGAAACTTGTGCTGATCTTGATAACGAACTCAAATCACTTGAAGATAAACTCAACACTGTTGGTGATGATGCTCAATTAGCTAATGTTGATTTGCAAAATTCACTACAGAAACAACAACAAACATTAACTATGATGTCTAACATCTTCAAGATGTTCTTCGATACTGGTATGAACACTATACGTAAGATTGGTGCTTAGTAGCGATTTTGCTATGGTCATGTCATTATCCCGAGTGTAACGAGGGGGATGTTATCTCGAACGTAGTGAGAGATCTTAATATGCATATAAAGCACAAGATTTCTCCCTACGGTCGAAATGACGGTGGTGGCGGTCGAAATAATGACACGGGCTGCTTTAAAAATGAGATTAAAGGTTAAAAGACACCACTTTTATAAAACAAACATCCTATAGCAACTTGCGATAATACAAATATCTAATAGAAGTACTTTGATACAGGCAAATAATCATATTCATGAAATTGCAGCTTAGATTTATAACCATGGTTATCACTAGGGGGTATTATAATATGTATTCATTATTGTCACTCATTTTAAGACAGGAGAAAATTTTAACTATATAAGCTGTTAATTTTACAAAAAGAGTTTTTAAAACAATATGTTACAAGATATTAAAAAAAATGATCTCTTCTTTTGTAATTTTATAGCCAAATTACATCGCGGCTGTGTACTATTTATTAACTAGGCTAATCTGGCATCAAACTCTTGGTGTTTAGATCCTAAATAATTTGTAACTTAACCCGCCTGAATCATCCACTAACGGGGATGAATCGGGCGGGTTTGTTTTTTTTATTTGCAGCTCAATACGAGCAGAAGGAATAACCAATGTCAGACAATTCAATTTCTGGTAACCCCACAAAAACTTACACCATCACTTATGACACAACTACTGGTATGCCTGAAAACATACAACCAGTAGAAACCACAAACGAAGCTGGTGCAGTTAATGAAAATTTTATTGATAAGCCGATTGCAGTAAAATCTGGCGACATGGTTCAAGCATCAATCACTTTACCTGAGGGTGAAGAATTTGATGCTACGGTGCTTAGTAGATTAATTGAAGCTGCTGAAACAGCCGGTAAAATCGATGGGCCTATTGGCAATTTTGGTGATTCATATTTTACTATCAATAACAACATTACTATTAGTCCACGAGTTACCTTTAACTTAACTAATGTAGATATCAAGGCATTAAACACCATAGTAAAGAATACTTCAGCAAATGCACGCTCGGGCGCTTTTAGTAAAACTGAAGTATTAAATAAATCTGCATTTGAATTTTCGGGATTTGTTGACAAACTTATCGGTCGCGGCATTAACGTTACCGGTGGCGATGTTGAAGCATTAATTGAATACGTGCTGCGTGAATCATATATGCAAACCACTGAAGATTTGCGCTTCTTTGCAGAAAAAGTAAAATTCTTTAACGCTGAGAAAAAAGCTATTCGCGCTCATATGGCAAAACTGCGCGAAATTAGCTCTGCGCTTGCCTCTGTTCCTGAAGATGAGCGTGGCAGCACGGATTTAAATGGTGATCCCACTAGTGCTAGTAGTCCTAATGGGACAACTCCTCAAAAACTAAACTCTACTGTTTATCAGACAGCTGAAGAGAGAATTACTGCTAACCCAACTGCTAACGCGTTGGTTGCTCCATTTTTACGATTTACTGGTAAGAGTGATGAATTAGAAAAAGCTATAAAAACTGATTCTGAAATGCGAGCGAATTTGCTTAAAGCCATTCCCTATATGACTCCGAGTGAATTAGCTACGGTAATTGTTGCAATTGGTGGTGAGGATTTTCGTTTTGCAAACGATTCTACTGAACTAGTAGGATTTTTTGATAAAGTCATCGCTGCAATGACTGATGCACAAATACTAGCTGTAGCAGAAGTAACCCCACATCAGTATCCTAATCAAACAGGCAAACGAATAGTAGATTTAGCAAAAAATACCTCTTCTACTAATCTATTCGCTAGTGGGTATAACGCAAGATTACAACAAGCTCTACATAATGCTGGCTTTCCCATTGATAGTACTGAATATCGAAAAGCACTCAAAGCACTTCAAGGTATTGCTGCTGATCCTGATGGCACTGCAACTCCTATTCATAAATCATACTATCCAACGGTAGCTGAAAGAGATGCTGACTATCCAGGCGCTACAGCATCCGTAAATGAGTTTCTTGCCCATATGAAAGTCGTCACCGGTACAGGCGACAATTTAGAAACCTATCTTAAAGATAATCCTGATAAAATAGAAGCTTTATTAGACGCTATTCCATTAATGACGCCTGATGAATTGGTAAAGGTGATTACATCACTGGCCGGCGGTGCAGACCTAAATTGTTCTGCTGATCCTAATTTATTCCAAAAAGTTGTCAATGCCATGAGCCCAGAGCAAGCATTGGCTATTGCTTATTATAGTCCTTTACCTTCTGTGTTCAATGGTGCTTATCTTGCCAATTATGGTAAAAACTCTGAATTTGGCAAAGCGTATCAAATCAAACTTGCCGCGGCCATAACTGAATCTGAATACCCAAGTGCAAATAATCCTTTCCGTGATGCCAGTTATTACAACGGTGTCTTAGCAGCGCTGCGTTCTAAGAGGGCTATGGAAACTGGTGTTATTCAGACGCCAGAAATAGCTAAAGCGATTAAAGATTTAGGCAAAGATGCTAATGAGCCAATTTTAGGCGAAGATATAATTAAGCTTTTAGAAGCAGTACCAACGACCGGTGGTCTATGGTCGCATACAATGGCTATGCAATACTCTGATATTTTCGCTTACTGCGAGCAAATGGATAAAGCAGGTAGATTAAGCCCTACAGCAAAAGAAGCAATAGAGAAATTTAAAACCTCGGCAGAATTTACTGCGCTTAAAAAGAGTTATGTTATTCATGACAATTTGGCTGTTAATATGCCAAAAGCACTTGCTGATGTTAAAGCCTTATTAGCAACTCAAGGCGCAAAAGATAAAGAAACTGCTTTTGTTTCATCTCTACAAAGTTCTGCTATTGATGATTATCTTGCGAGTAATCCATCTGGCCCAGTAACAGGTCAAGATATCTTTAACCTATTGGGTACTGCTCCAGATAGGGCACATTTGCTTCGTATTCAAGCTTTCTGTAATCAAATGATAGAAGCAGGTAGACTTTGCCCAAGTGGTGAAACAGCATTTAAAGGTCTTTTTGAAACTGATGAAGTTAAAAATGCTCTTGCTGGTACCACACCGCTTACAACTGCCTCTTGGACAACTGCTAAAGAAAAAATTAAACCGCTTGTTGATGTTGCTACTAATTCTGTTGAAGAATCTTCATTTATTGCTAAATTTAGCAGCAATAATAATCAAAATACTACTACAGACCCAAATCAAGAAGCATCACTTACCTACACTGCC is from Deltaproteobacteria bacterium and encodes:
- a CDS encoding serine/threonine protein kinase; the encoded protein is MRKKVGNRYEVIEEIGQGGNAFIYKAFDTYLKRYMALKILKAKSATTELRTHFLHEQQIMAGLQHSNIVQVFDCSDPQKQVPYYVMQYIEGQSLQTLATTQKLPESVLVALISEIAAALAHAHSKNIGHGDLKPANVLINNDGRVVLIDFNNAQPNNTNSIEVNTSAHDSSLIGTLDYLAPEQIRNKETNLSSDIFALGCVAYCAATGVSPFAHDDEVEIMRKILDGEYRPLSELRYDLSAVFTTLVTGCLQLECEKRFNALQVMHICEQWLCAHGTTAFRVLNKFLS
- a CDS encoding M23 family metallopeptidase, which translates into the protein MTRDYTYQPHRQQGRHRVKLSLRTLILILLLAINLAVFIYHGDPRSLMPTQPKLVPQTSIITAPLVFKPIIKQPDIAKPAPIPEIITTTVNLGVGQTVAQTLGKVGIATPDISAAITSLQPLVNFRRLKPGDQLKACLNQQGQLLSLDVCRSPTDQIRTEKKNDTWQASRLDIPVTKVRTLIRGQIQTSLWEAIGESGEDPSLAIELAEIFAWDIDFYSDLQPGDSFAVLVDKNFVEDKAIGFDAIIAAYFITNGSKHEAFLFKNPNDPSATASYYDSDGKSLRKQLLRTPLKYGRVTSGFGLRKHPILGYSRAHNGIDYGVPVGTKVFAVGDGKVTRTGWRSGYGKYVQIRHANGWASEYGHLSKILIKTGQKVSQKDIIALTGNTGLSTGPHLHYGLMKNGSFVNPALQQFKRGNALKADDLQQFHSYLKQLRLILESGPLASEIPAHLSINGKIPLKG
- the nagZ gene encoding beta-N-acetylhexosaminidase, with product MAKPIRNLLAALVLAALLPTISYAVQLPAPGEPVDVEKILASMTIEEKVGQLLMIGFGGTKINRQITHWLVKRHAGSVALFSRNIVNFEQTARFTRELHELTKDNIPIFLSLDQEGGNVVRVKDGAMVLPGNMALGATRSSVLAYVAGQALGVDLRLLGFNMNLAPVLDVNSNPSNPVIGIRSYGERPELVGKLGAWFVRGQQEQGIVAVAKHFPGHGDTTTDSHFSMPSVKASMQRLQQIELHPFRRAMNAGLDAVMTAHIALPRIAETADTPATLSHVVLTDILRKRLDFDGLILTDGLEMQGIIARYGAGRAAVMAIKAGADMTMVLWMPDMKEEVYQTLLAAARSSEISKQRLDESVRRILMVKAKRHLFDRKLEPLNDLLSQRNENPIHTRVAERIARESVTLVRNNGNLLPLQPIPYRRVLVVAPPGPFLQRMAKQRNIVTFKVPYVPNRERRLADINRATDLAYNADLVIVAAINRYQVELAKAVLRKMKNMPMVLVSFASPYYLASIPQIDAYVCTYSYLNDSQEAAAKALLGLAPMTGRLPVTIPGYYAYGHRVGEEHASITSTASIAIQ